The Arachis hypogaea cultivar Tifrunner chromosome 19, arahy.Tifrunner.gnm2.J5K5, whole genome shotgun sequence genome has a window encoding:
- the LOC112778633 gene encoding RING finger protein ETP1 homolog, which translates to MGFFICAQKGKGMQFQRSGILTTLCDHSFQCPCVSKWTYLSCPILDEYNCLLTSQLETQRQNILHDSDDEECLKILKNCWKAIHRMMGWTKFFLQCQSRQMLLRWLSGLMFS; encoded by the exons ATGGGATTTTTTATTTGTGCTCAGAAGGGCAAAGGAATGCAGTTCCAAAG AAGTGGAATACTCACTACACTTTGCGATCACTCCTTTCAATGCCCTTGTGTTTCAAAGTGGACATACTTGTCTTGCCCG ATTTTGGATGAATACAACTGTCTTCTAACATCTCAGTTGGAAACTCAAAGACAA AACATACTTCATGATTCGGATGACGAAGAATGCTTGAAGATATTAAAGAATTGCTGGAAGGCTATACACCGAATGATGGGGTGGACAAAGTTCTTCCTGCAGTGCCAGAGCAGACAGATGTTGCTAAGATGGCTTTCAGGTCTGATGTTTTCATGA